One genomic window of Aquisalimonas sp. 2447 includes the following:
- a CDS encoding IS5 family transposase, giving the protein MQRSFSDLEYAGKKKVTRRERFLNGIDAVVPWAALVAELEAFYPKGGKRGRPPIGLERMLRMYIAQQCFGLSDEGIEDAIYDSQAIRQFVGIDLAREDAPDATTLLKFRRLLERHGLTRTIFEAINAHLAEQGLMLREGTIVDATLIAAPPSTKNRDSARDPEMHQTKKGNQYYFGMKAHVGSDAHTGLVHSLKSTAANVADVTQTHHLLHGDEADVFGDSGYQGADKRAETVGTEVDWHIAMKRGQRRALTTSSLDRLRDATEQAKAKVRARGEHAFHVVKNLFGHRKVRYRGIAKNEAQLFALFGLANLVLAQRRMPALQGRTPS; this is encoded by the coding sequence ATGCAGCGAAGCTTCTCTGATCTTGAGTACGCCGGGAAGAAGAAGGTCACCCGCCGGGAGCGATTCCTCAACGGCATCGACGCCGTCGTACCGTGGGCGGCGCTGGTTGCCGAGCTCGAAGCCTTCTACCCGAAGGGCGGCAAGCGCGGTCGACCGCCGATTGGCCTGGAGCGGATGCTGCGGATGTACATCGCGCAGCAGTGCTTCGGGCTCTCGGACGAAGGCATCGAGGACGCCATCTACGACAGCCAGGCGATCCGGCAGTTTGTTGGTATCGACCTGGCCCGAGAGGACGCCCCGGATGCGACCACGCTGCTCAAGTTCCGGCGTCTGTTGGAGCGCCACGGGCTCACCCGCACCATCTTCGAAGCCATCAACGCGCACCTTGCCGAACAGGGCCTGATGCTGCGCGAGGGCACCATTGTTGATGCCACGCTGATTGCCGCGCCGCCATCGACGAAGAACCGGGACAGCGCCCGGGATCCGGAGATGCACCAGACCAAGAAGGGCAACCAGTACTACTTTGGCATGAAGGCGCATGTGGGCAGCGATGCCCACACTGGTCTCGTTCACTCGTTGAAGAGCACGGCGGCCAACGTGGCCGACGTCACCCAGACGCATCACCTGCTCCACGGTGATGAAGCCGATGTCTTCGGCGACTCGGGCTACCAGGGCGCGGACAAGCGCGCCGAGACCGTGGGCACTGAGGTTGACTGGCACATTGCCATGAAGCGCGGTCAGCGCCGAGCACTCACCACCAGCAGTCTCGACCGGCTGCGGGACGCCACTGAGCAGGCCAAGGCGAAAGTACGGGCGCGTGGCGAGCATGCTTTCCATGTGGTCAAGAACCTCTTCGGGCATCGCAAGGTGCGCTATCGCGGCATTGCCAAGAACGAAGCGCAGCTCTTTGCGCTGTTCGGTCTTGCGAATCTGGTGCTCGCGCAGCGACGAATGCCGGCGCTCCAAGGGAGGACTCCGTCCTGA
- the istB gene encoding IS21-like element helper ATPase IstB yields the protein MLNEPTLEKLQALKLTGMREALEDQIAQPATQELAFEERLALLLDREILARDNRRLTRLLKAARLRIPGACLEDIDYRHARGLQRPQMAQLGSCQWIHHHKQNLLLTGPTGTGKTYLACALGNQACRQGLSTRYVRLPRLLEAIHIAHADGSYPRLMQQLARTDLLILDDWAIAPLTASQRQDLMELIEDRHGLRSTLIASQLVNGQVN from the coding sequence ATGCTCAACGAACCGACTCTGGAGAAACTCCAGGCGCTGAAGCTCACCGGCATGCGCGAGGCCCTCGAAGACCAGATCGCCCAACCGGCCACCCAGGAGCTCGCCTTCGAGGAACGCCTTGCGCTGCTGCTCGACCGCGAGATCCTCGCCCGCGACAACCGCCGGCTCACCCGGCTGCTCAAGGCCGCCCGGTTGCGCATCCCCGGCGCCTGCCTGGAGGACATCGACTACCGCCACGCCCGCGGACTGCAGCGTCCACAGATGGCCCAGCTCGGCTCCTGCCAGTGGATCCACCACCACAAGCAGAACCTGCTGCTCACCGGCCCCACCGGCACCGGCAAGACCTACCTCGCCTGCGCGCTCGGCAACCAGGCCTGTCGTCAGGGCCTGTCCACGCGCTACGTCCGCCTCCCGCGGCTGCTCGAGGCCATCCACATCGCCCACGCCGACGGCTCCTACCCGCGGCTGATGCAGCAGCTCGCACGCACGGATCTGCTCATCCTTGACGACTGGGCCATCGCGCCGCTGACCGCCAGCCAGCGCCAGGACCTCATGGAGCTCATCGAGGACCGCCACGGCCTGCGCTCGACACTCATCGCCAGCCAGCTTGTCAACGGCCAAGTAAATTGA
- the istA gene encoding IS21 family transposase, whose translation MPAPRITMRQLSEILRLKHQAGLSHARIAAVLDLSKEVTLQLLWAEYAAAHGAGALRYSQFCERYRRWRALQRRSMRQQHRAGEKLFIDYCGPTVPVIDPGTGEIHPAAIFVAVWGASSYTYAEATRTQSLPDWIASHQRALTYFGGCPMLLVPDNLKAAVTRASRYTPEVNDTYMEMARHYGMAVLPARPYKPRDKAKVEVAVQVVERWILARLRHHTFHSLAALNAAIKDLLVELNERRLQRQPHSRRELFERLDRPAMQPLPAEPYVYAEWKYVKPGIDYHVDIDRRLYSVPHALVGHRLEARITATTVEIFHKSQRVAAHARHGPGAHSTLAEHMPAAHRKHQQWTPGRFLNWAQAIGPATREVIRAQLEGRPHPEHGYRACLGLLNLARHYGNARLEAACARGRAIGSPSYRSIKSILKSGLDRAAVEATTETQALPLHANVRGPGYYH comes from the coding sequence ATGCCGGCACCGAGGATTACCATGCGACAACTCAGCGAGATTCTGCGTCTCAAACACCAGGCCGGACTCAGCCACGCCCGCATCGCCGCCGTCCTGGATCTCTCCAAGGAGGTGACGCTGCAGTTGCTCTGGGCGGAGTACGCGGCCGCCCACGGGGCGGGGGCGCTTCGCTACAGCCAGTTCTGCGAGCGCTACCGGCGCTGGCGCGCCCTGCAGCGGCGGTCCATGCGCCAGCAGCACCGGGCCGGGGAGAAGCTGTTCATCGACTACTGCGGCCCCACGGTCCCAGTGATCGACCCGGGCACCGGCGAGATCCACCCCGCGGCGATCTTCGTCGCCGTGTGGGGCGCGTCGAGCTACACCTATGCCGAGGCCACACGCACCCAGTCGCTGCCCGACTGGATCGCCTCCCATCAGCGGGCGCTCACGTACTTCGGGGGCTGTCCCATGCTGCTGGTCCCCGACAACCTCAAAGCCGCCGTCACCCGGGCCTCGCGTTACACCCCGGAGGTAAACGACACCTATATGGAGATGGCCCGGCACTACGGGATGGCGGTGCTGCCGGCACGGCCCTACAAGCCTCGGGACAAGGCCAAGGTCGAGGTGGCCGTGCAGGTGGTCGAGCGCTGGATCCTGGCGCGGCTGCGCCACCACACGTTCCACTCCCTGGCCGCGCTCAACGCCGCCATCAAGGATCTGCTCGTCGAACTCAACGAACGCCGCCTCCAGCGCCAGCCCCACAGCCGCCGGGAGCTGTTCGAGCGCCTCGACCGCCCCGCCATGCAGCCCCTGCCCGCCGAGCCCTACGTCTACGCCGAGTGGAAGTACGTCAAGCCCGGCATCGACTACCACGTCGACATCGACCGCCGACTGTACTCCGTGCCCCACGCCCTGGTCGGTCACCGCCTGGAGGCGCGGATCACCGCCACCACCGTGGAGATCTTCCACAAGAGCCAGCGCGTCGCCGCCCATGCCCGCCATGGCCCCGGCGCCCACAGCACCCTGGCCGAGCACATGCCCGCCGCCCACCGCAAGCACCAGCAGTGGACCCCGGGGCGGTTCCTCAACTGGGCGCAGGCCATCGGCCCGGCAACACGCGAGGTCATCCGCGCCCAGCTCGAAGGCCGCCCCCATCCCGAGCACGGCTACCGCGCCTGCCTCGGGCTGCTCAACCTCGCCCGCCACTACGGCAACGCCCGCCTGGAGGCCGCCTGCGCCCGCGGGCGGGCCATCGGCTCGCCGAGCTACCGCAGCATCAAGTCGATCCTCAAAAGCGGCCTTGATCGCGCCGCTGTGGAGGCGACCACTGAGACCCAGGCCCTGCCGCTGCACGCCAACGTCCGCGGCCCCGGCTACTACCACTGA
- the avs3b gene encoding AVAST type 3 anti-phage proein Avs3b, giving the protein MSTQSKAILALGKKLVEEFELDQSVDTLGRWMAHHIAELIHDAENAELEDQPSKQERCASAILELWRHRAELPNGKRPFEDVEPILRALESLDPGDETPRYFRRPRMVAADAEPDTEVEKWLDIADGVDFTARQLIRYCLVCASQAAQDKTAEWVALAEAAGLDDDVDVRALRIMMAEAELSGDETTGDVERKELEDRLSRLEAFQEMAEGLAADLRSKLTS; this is encoded by the coding sequence GTGTCTACACAATCTAAGGCGATCCTGGCCCTTGGAAAGAAGCTCGTCGAGGAATTCGAGCTTGATCAGAGCGTCGACACACTTGGACGCTGGATGGCACACCATATCGCCGAACTCATACATGATGCTGAGAACGCAGAACTCGAAGACCAACCGTCCAAGCAGGAGCGGTGCGCGTCTGCGATCCTCGAATTGTGGCGACATCGTGCGGAGCTACCAAATGGCAAGCGCCCGTTCGAGGATGTTGAACCCATTCTTCGCGCACTTGAGAGTCTCGACCCTGGCGATGAGACGCCGCGGTACTTTCGACGACCAAGAATGGTGGCCGCTGACGCGGAACCCGACACAGAGGTTGAAAAGTGGCTTGATATCGCAGATGGCGTTGATTTTACAGCGAGGCAATTGATCCGTTATTGCCTCGTTTGCGCCTCCCAAGCTGCGCAGGATAAGACCGCAGAATGGGTCGCGCTAGCCGAGGCTGCTGGTCTCGATGATGACGTAGATGTCAGAGCGTTGCGCATCATGATGGCAGAAGCGGAGCTGTCTGGCGACGAAACCACTGGGGATGTGGAGCGCAAAGAGCTTGAGGATCGACTCAGCCGCCTGGAGGCTTTTCAAGAAATGGCGGAGGGGTTAGCGGCTGATCTCCGGAGCAAACTCACCTCATGA
- a CDS encoding glycosyltransferase → MTQQMDTNEPPGLSVIIPAWNEAEFLPGTLEALDNALSQADVRAEIIVVDNASTDDTAAVAEAGGAKVVTEPERKIARVRNAGAEVASGRWLLFLDADTQVTSEHLMAVQAARSGSLAGAGVPVTLDAPLSRFYTVGMRVWNALSRRFRLAAGCFVLARADLHDAIGGFDERLYAGDEICHSRALRRAARRQGLEFRILTVPPVVSSARKVHWYAPWQHALVLLTFLLFPWAGRFRRLSWFWYRRPH, encoded by the coding sequence ATGACGCAGCAGATGGACACAAATGAGCCCCCGGGTCTCTCGGTCATCATCCCGGCATGGAATGAGGCCGAGTTTTTGCCGGGGACGCTGGAGGCACTCGACAACGCCTTGTCACAGGCTGACGTGCGCGCGGAAATCATCGTGGTCGACAACGCGTCCACTGATGACACGGCCGCAGTCGCCGAAGCCGGGGGCGCGAAAGTGGTGACCGAGCCTGAGCGGAAGATCGCGCGGGTGCGAAATGCGGGCGCGGAAGTCGCATCCGGACGCTGGCTGTTGTTTCTCGATGCGGACACGCAGGTCACCAGCGAGCACCTGATGGCCGTCCAGGCAGCACGGTCCGGCAGTCTCGCCGGCGCCGGTGTGCCCGTCACACTGGATGCCCCGTTGTCCCGTTTCTACACGGTGGGAATGCGCGTTTGGAACGCGCTCTCCCGACGGTTTCGATTGGCCGCAGGATGCTTCGTCCTTGCCCGTGCGGATCTACACGACGCCATCGGCGGATTCGACGAGCGCCTCTATGCCGGCGACGAGATCTGCCACTCCCGGGCGCTGCGACGGGCGGCGCGTCGCCAGGGCCTGGAGTTTCGCATCCTCACGGTCCCACCGGTGGTCAGCTCCGCACGAAAAGTGCACTGGTATGCGCCGTGGCAGCACGCCCTGGTCTTGCTGACGTTCCTGCTCTTCCCTTGGGCAGGCCGATTCCGGCGGTTGAGCTGGTTCTGGTACCGGAGGCCGCACTGA